The genomic DNA GATGACCAAGTATATTTGTTTCTTGAGAAATGTTGTATAGAGCTGATCTAATTGACTTATATTTCCGTATAAATCATGGTACAATTTGCAGTCTCTGTTATATCTCCCATTTGCCATTGCAAATACACTCACTGCCAGACTGAATGATGGGTATGTGCTGACATGACATATTTTTAAGTTATAATGCAACCCAAACTTAAATAAGAAAATTTCCATCATCCCTTTATTGAGGACATATTGAAGTTTCCGAGTGTTAATAAGACCAAGTGAATTTTCTACGTTGTTGCAGAATCCCTTTGGTTGAAGAAAACTGGGTTCTCCTTGGTTACTGTGTATACACGGGTATGAATAAAAATCCTTGCTTCTTTCACTTCCCAGTTTCTGGCGTCTACATTTTCACCATTCGATATCATTTAAAACACTCTGCTTGAACTTAACCTGGTGCATTGTGATGTGTGAGATTATACGTTTTCTTCCTTGGAGATAAGAAATATTCATGCTTGTATTTAATTTCGTGACTGTAATTACTCTTGTTAAAAGTTTGTATTTCATGCTGCCTTGTAGGTGCACTCTATTTGCATTTTGCAACATCAGTTATTCATGAAATAACAACTGCCCTGGGAATCTACTGCTTCAGGTAAGCAATGTGGTGTTTTAGATATCAGTAAATATCGCTACAGACTTATCAATGCCTAATTTGCAAACAAGCAAGTTATGGTTTTTCCTGTAGAATCTTATTGCAGAAAGGCCATTGCTCACATAGGATACATGGAGAACCTTCTCGTTAACTTGAAACTGTTTAATATTTTATTTCATCACATTCTAATTATTTTCCTAAACCACCCTATTATGTTGAAGTATTTGTTTTAATTTATAAAACTCTTGATATCTCACTATTGATATACAGGATAACAAGGAAAGAGGCTTGAGAATGTGCACTTGCTCTACACTTTAGGAGCCTGAGTCAGGTAATGTTGCTTTATAATTGAGTATCATCTATGGTTCTTGACTCAACTTTGGAGTTACTTTTATATTTCAAACGACAGACCATGCATCTTTGTTTGCTATTATTACTATTAGGTGGCAACTTGGATTCGGATGTGCGTTGGTGAAGTCAACTGCAAACGTGAAGTTGGTCGATTGTCGACAACTATGAAGTTCTTACAGGATGCACAAAAATAGTCAGCAACTTTGGAGTTTGTTATTCATTAGATTTATACTTGGTTGTACCATATATGACAGCGTATTACTCAGCATACGTATATAAGGGGAACCCATTTATAGCACTACGGTCACCGTACCTCCTGCCTCCTGGTAGTATTGCTTAGGAAGTTGTGGGGTACTGGGGTAGCAGCTGAAGAAAACTATGGCGGCAGATGTAGCTAGGTACCTTTTGTAATCTCTTCCAGAAGTTGAGCGACACTGGAAACATTTGTTATAATAGTATATCAGAGCTATATACGTTTCGGATCATTCACTAATCACCACTTTTGACATGATAGATTTGAACAACTTTCAGGAGCTATCCAAAAACGCTTCTTTTGTATTGCTATATACATatttttgattaaaaatcaaAACCACTTTACAATTTAATGTCAGTTACATTTCTGTATTGTTTGCAGTTAAGAATGAGACGACAATTTTTCCAGAATCAAGTTTGTTTATTTAGCAAAAACATGAAAAAATGCAGTTGTGGCAAAGGTTGTGTGTGGGACGTGaccagtgttctaaaaatcggccGATTAATCGGAGTTCGGGCGGGTCCCGTCTCGATTAATCGTTAATCGGGTAAAATTACGGTTTTTTAGAAAATCGGTCAAAAGTCGGGCAGTTTGGGAAAAATCGGTCGAATCGGtcaaattttgaaattattaaaaaaaaattgaagaaaaattaatattttttgaaaataataattaacatttaacatttaataataattattaataataatatattgaCTATTTTACATATTTCTATATTCTTATATATTCCTAAATATTCTACGCAAATCCCTAATTGAATTATCTCAAATCTCAACCTTCAACTCGCTTGTTTGATCGATTAACAATCTTAGAGTATTCTAAATTTATTCAACAATGAATACATTTTTCATATTTGTATTGTTTTATCATACCCTCGCTcgatttattttaaatcttaagGTTTGAACTAGTAGATAGTAATTTTATGACTATAAAGTAGTGACTAGATACCCTCGCTcgatttattttaaatcttaagGTTTGAACTAGTAGATAGTAATTTTCTGACTACAAAGTAGTGACTAGTGAGTAATCAGTAGTAAATAATTAGTATAAACCACTTAACTATTAATTATGTACTAGTGATGGTGGTTTTTTTATAAATCTTACCATTTAAACATCAATATTGAATTAataatatgtgattttatttttgtAAGTCTTATGAAAGGTTAGTGACATTTAAAtagaattatttattattatttattaaataaattgcTTCCGATTAATGCTCCGATCAATCACCGATTATCCGATTAATCACTGAAAGGTCCCTCCACCAAATAATCTCGATTTCCGCTTTTTAGAATACTGCTCGTGACAGCTTGTGCATCTAAACCTGTCATTAAAGTTACTTAGAGCATGTCCAAGAAACTCCCTATATCAACTCCCAAACCAAAATTTATAGAAAATGCACTAAAAATTTACCCCAACAAGTTCCTTAGAGCATCACCAACAAACTCCTGAATACACCGTTAAGTCATATATTTAGGAGGATGTGATAAAATTTCACTCGAATGGTCTCCTAAGTCTTTCTCAAATTTTTAGGAGTCTTAAAATCCTTCTCATATTTAAGACTCTCTATTCTCTCCTCACTTCATTCTTTATTAATATATCACACTTTATCAATTTTGTTCAAGTGTCACATTTTTTTGTTCAAATCTTGCAAGTACATTTactaataaaaaaaaaaaaaataagagGCAAGAATAAGGAGATTGTTGGAGATGGACAATATTATTGTATCTTAAATAGTTAGGATCTCTGTTATagaaatcggccgatttttcaaaaatcgccgataaatcgctcaaaaatattgatccgatttgaccgatttccgataaatcgccgataaatcaaacgattttttaaaaatcgtccgataaatcgtaaatcggtacctcaaccgaatagttccgatttccgaaatctgtaacACTGGTTAGGATTCAATAATTTACATTATTTATAGAGAGAATTTTAGGTGAGTATTGCAGTTGCTCTTAGTTCTTCAAAATTTGAAAAGCCAACATTTCTCCTTATAAGGAGTCTCTCCTCTTCTCTCTTCATTTTTCTATCAGTATATATCACTTTTCTCAACTtcaatttatataaatattatttagaAATTAGACTAAAAATTGGTAAAGATGAATTTGAGAAATATTTAGAAATTAGACTAAAAATTGGTAAAGATGAATTTGAGGAGGATTGTTGGAGTGAAAACACATTTGTATCTTAAATCACTAGGAGctcatttaataataatttttacgAGAATGATGGTAGGTGACTCTTGGAGTTGCtcttattaaataataatataaataaaagattatctattgattataattaaaatatttgaattaacaTACAATTTTGTAACTCAGCAATGTTACAATGAAGTTTCTTGAGAACAATGATATGattaaatttgtaaaaaaaattataagggATCTTTCTTCGCCAGATACCCTCGTAATTTATGCTTTACAGTTTACAGAATGAACAATGGGCTTCTTCTATAGACAAGTTTCCTTTTACAAAAAAAATCCCTTCAATGAAACTTTGGCGCTTCATTTTTCTAATTCAACACTATTGGTCACTTTGTCAAGCATACTTTGTGATAAACCGAGCAAATCATTTTACATCATATTGCCTTGTCCAACCATCCTGGCAACCTCAGTGACTCTTTCATTCCAAGACGTGTGAAGAATACTGAATAAAGAAGATGCAGCAGGAAGACGAAGCAACAACAATTCATGAAAAGCTGTTTAAAGGGAGAAAGAGGGAATGGGTTACCTAAAATTTTGCAACTGTGATGAAGAGAAAGATATGGATGATAATACAAGCGCACATACCAGAATTCCGAAGATGGCATATATAGCATTCATCGATGGAATTGTGATAAATCCCAATGCTGTGAGGATATATGTGAGACTAGCATGAATATTTATCGTGATCTACAAAATAAAGAGAAAGTCAGCAAGTAAAATACTGGTATCTTAGCTAAAAAATTAGGGACGGTAGGCTACCAACTTACCAGAGCAAGAATGTTTTCTCTGATTAAGAACGAGTACATCACAACATAACATATGGCACCCAAAGCCCGAGCCTGCAATTAAATAGGCAGTCTATTGAGCGTTAGTTTTTGACTAATAATTTTTACAGCTTCCAAATATTGCATAACTAATGGTGCAAGGAAGAAACACTACAACTGCAGTCAGACCAACAGATATCCCCCAACTTGTCCTTAACCTGCGAATTAACAAATTGAAAGCCAATCAGCCTACTAAACAATCAGCAACCAGATCTCACAATTCACGAGGTGACAATTAGAAGGTCGATTAGATCTCATAAATAGGAGACAATGTAAAGAAAAACATGGTCCAACTGTACATCCATTTTTATGGTTAGAGATTCATTCTACTCTAGCTAGTGGTTTTTATTGTGCAATTGTAGCTCGTaactttttttttttaaaattaaaatatagcTAGTTATTTGACATCACCAAAATCTTCATGATTCATCCAACTGTTTAGAACGACCAAGATTGATAAACAAACTACAATCTTCACAAAATCTCAATCCACCAATGTTAAGGCATAACTTTGATAAAATCGTATGTGCATACCTCCACAAAGAACCCATGGTAAGACCTAGCAAGCCATACATTAACTGCAAGAGCATGTAAAGCCACAAAGATCAGTGAATCAGAAAGACGttatagaaaattaaaaataagtaCGACCAACTCAATAAGCAGGAAGATCAAACTTAAAGGATCCAACTCAGTAAACTGACAAGTTCTGTACACAGAGGGAATCTAAGAAGTTGGCGCTAAACTTATGAAACAAGTCCCAAATCATCACATCAATTTAACTTGAATATATTCGTGATGCTTTCAACATCACCTAGTGACCAAGAGGAACACCAATTAGAGTGAACTACTGTTTTACCGATAAAATGTGTAGAACAGTGCTTATAAATTGTAAAGAAGCTGACTGATTAGGGGAATAAGTATTAGAATTTGAGCTTAATAAAAAAATACACTTTATTCTAATTAGGTCATTCCAAGTCATGGTCAATCATCAATTATGACACAAATGTAATCTAGAGGGTTTTTGCCTCGATAAGATCAGATAATCTCAAAACCCCTTGATTTATCTCTTCTTCATCCATTTTCAAGCTACATGCGTTCTGCATTGCTGATGAGGAAGGAAATACATACCAGATAAGTTAAAGCCTTTAATGGACCAGCTAAAACAAGTAATAGTATAGCAGTTGCCACCTGCAGATTTTTGAAAATAACTCGAAGTtggaaaaacataaaaaaaatacatataatatatcaaaaaaATCTATCTCCTGTAGAGAAAAAATCATGGATGTATACATACCATGGTTTTTCTTCCGGAAGATACACCCCATCTCATAGAGGAGAATACTATTGGCAATGCAAAGAACCATCCGAAATAATTCTGTCAAATATACAGTTGTCAAGTATTTTGACATAACTTCGATATCAAATGTCCATAAATTAACTATAAGAACACACATCAAAACATAATATGGTCCAAATATTGGTCTGGGCAGGATTTAAACTTTAAAGACCCCGACCATATAATTAGAACATTAATGCTAAAAGGTAACTTAAACTACAAATATAGTACAAAAAAATCGATGATCACATTACTACATATTTACACATTACTGTTACATTCGCCACACGATAACGAATACCAAAATGCAGTTATCCATTTCAATTTACATTATAAATACACATGTAAATCAAACAATATACAACATAAAGCAGCAGTCAGCTAAACTCATAGCACACAATATGTTCGACAAAATGCCCCAAAGAAACAAACTTAACAACACTACATTCCCTAAATATACCTCAATTGCAAGTGAACAACTAAGAATATAAGCCAATCCACCAAGTGCAGCAAACATAGAACACTCCACTAATCTAAGTGTCCTCTTGTACACTTCTCCGTCTTCAGTCAAGTCATCGGATAAAATCTTTCCCTGTTCCTCATTGTTTCGAAACCAGGCTTGTTTAAAGTTGAAAACCCTGAAATTTCTTGAGTCGAATTTGGGTTTAGAGGGAGAAAAAAAAGGTGTTAAAGAGAAGAAAGGGGAGATTGTAGAGAAAGAGAGAATGGGGTTTTGTTGTAGAGGGAGAAAGTGGGAAGGAGTGAGACGAGGAGTGAGAGAGGGGGGAAGAAGGAGTGAGTGGTGATGGACGACATGAATCTCTGTTGGTGTGAAGAAGAGATTCATGGGGAAATTTGTGTATTCACATCATCTACCACAGACCTTCGCATTAACAAACAACTTTCATTTTCTTGAAAAAACCCTGAAAAAGAATATATTTGCTATATCTATCCTATactataatagccggaatagagataatttggtttaacggtttggttcaacgataattacctaattttgattattacaaaaatagataaatagtattatatatctaataaactactaaattattaaattacaaataaatatagtatacttattctactaaactacgaatacaacttatcctattattaaaagatataaataatagtgttatatatctgttaaactactaaattgttaaactactagaaatagtctatttattctactaaattacgaccacatgttattctattatttttattataaatttataatcattatatatttatataaatattttcaaaatataatataactggataaataaaaatttaaaatattaatggaaCCCGTGTAAgctagtataatataatatataagaGACATATATAAGAGACTTTGAGAGAGAACTAACTAATAAGAAAAGAGAGCAAGCCTTATATAGGCTAGTAGGATGAATGTTACAAGAAAATGGAGAGCCAAAAGTCTATGTAGGCATATGAAAGACCAAAAGTCATCTACTAATTACATAACACTCCCCCTTAGATGACTCATAAAAACATcatgcctcgttaaaaccttacTAGGAAAAACCCTGTGGGAAAAACCCTagtgaaggaaaaagagtacatgtGTTAAACGAGTAATAAAGAGGACATTATATCTC from Apium graveolens cultivar Ventura chromosome 5, ASM990537v1, whole genome shotgun sequence includes the following:
- the LOC141725014 gene encoding uncharacterized protein LOC141725014 isoform X1, yielding MNLFFTPTEIHVVHHHSLLLPPSLTPRLTPSHFLPLQQNPILSFSTISPFFSLTPFFSPSKPKFDSRNFRVFNFKQAWFRNNEEQGKILSDDLTEDGEVYKRTLRLVECSMFAALGGLAYILSCSLAIENYFGWFFALPIVFSSMRWGVSSGRKTMVATAILLLVLAGPLKALTYLLMYGLLGLTMGSLWRLRTSWGISVGLTAVARALGAICYVVMYSFLIRENILALITINIHASLTYILTALGFITIPSMNAIYAIFGILLFMNCCCFVFLLHLLYSVFFTRLGMKESLRLPGWLDKAI
- the LOC141725014 gene encoding uncharacterized protein LOC141725014 isoform X2, which codes for MNLFFTPTEIHVVHHHSLLLPPSLTPRLTPSHFLPLQQNPILSFSTISPFFSLTPFFSPSKPKFDSRNFRVFNFKQAWFRNNEEQGKILSDDLTEDGEVYKRTLRLVECSMFAALGGLAYILSCSLAIENYFGWFFALPIVFSSMRWGVSSGRKTMVATAILLLVLAGPLKALTYLLMYGLLGLTMGSLWRLRTSWGISVGLTAVARALGAICYVVMYSFLIRENILALITINIHASLTYILTALGFITIPSMNAIYAIFGILYSSHVLE